A section of the Suncus etruscus isolate mSunEtr1 chromosome X, mSunEtr1.pri.cur, whole genome shotgun sequence genome encodes:
- the LOC125998947 gene encoding endogenous retrovirus group K member 8 Gag polyprotein-like — MEVDDGTQENHPPRCVATFGTALTAGQLELGTPHGDPPQGAAFGAQRWCLHSPYRPTRSSESLTSGAEARFLQSLQDELVSRKVHVSKADLCQFLNVVHRASPWFAFTAPKIARSTWLTIGNDLTAFCDKQNDPAFKDCILKYWQLLDSIITAAPISSSCADILKAGEAVLASASRSHTPASPTPSRDGASAVSQPPPYVPPPPSAPAAPVSSSTSSFLPLTRAPFPDHLSPEDEATLEQAAAAYDSRSQPLPPPPDSAAPSQPTPSQFQSAMDKICSSLDRILSHVAPPPSPASVPLQAFPAILHPTSEPSLPAPPPLPDPPHSSPAASSASSHPMVTRSQAAAGLPPDDGASNDGVGHAPGNAGPLPPSPPRRRGPGAIYRENIEIRDLDQASLKEVRKAVLEYGVQAPYTLSCLESLSFGGNLFPIEWRITVRRCLKPEQIILWEAEFLNYCKELARDHELEFLQISGSKPYDTIQAQRPIPYHLLNLTSQAALRAWKAIPSGGPNLPLVKIQQADDEPYHAFISRLLEAIDRTTGITDTSNPFVKQLAFENANPACRQILKGPSPSRSLEEMISLCKNAHSFATQVAGALVAFQGQNSGHICYSCGRPGHFAGRCPERRAPDIQAGSTSARPSLCPRCRRSQHWKTSCRATTDVEGNYLSPNPLLDRRPNRAPMQGPSIPTQGKSPRGHPQAPRSKPRHINFVPASEAQTGLPSTQHQVLYQHHPSQALVPQPPPSSGPPQVPQDLTCVPPPPTY, encoded by the exons atggaggtggatgatg GTACTCAGGAGAATCACCCACCACGTTGTGTGGCCACCTTTGGGACAGCTCTGACTGCCGGTCAGCTAGAGCTAGGAACCCCTCACGGGGATCCCCCACAGGGAGCCGCATTTGGCGCCCAACGTTGGTGTCTCCATTCTCCTTATCGGCCGACCCGTTCTTCGGAATCCCTCACGTCTGG CGCGGAGGCCCGTTTCCTTCAGTCGCTCCAAGATGAGCTTGTTTCTCGTAAGGTCCATGTCTCTAAGGCTGATCTTTGCCAGTTCCTTAATGTTGTCCACCGTGCCTCCCCGTGGTTTGCTTTCACTGCGCCTAAAATCGCCCGCTCCACCTGGCTCACCATAGGTAACGATCTCACTGCCTTCTGTGATAAGCAGAATGACCCTGCCTTTAAGGACTGTATTCTTAAATACTGGCAGCTTCTTGACAGCATCATCACCGCTGCCCCCATTTCTTCCTCCTGCGCCGATATTCTTAAAGCAGGAGAAGCGGTTCTTGCCTCAGCCTCCCGTTCTCACACCCCTGCGTCGCCCACTCCTTCTCGGGACGGTGCCTCCGCCGTCTCTCAGCCCCCTCCCTACGttcctccccctccttctgcACCCGCTGCTCCTGtttcttcctccacttcctctttccttcctcttaccCGTGCCCCGTTCCCCGATCACCTCTCTCCCGAGGACGAGGCCACTCTGGAACAAGCTGCTGCCGCCTACGATTCCCGCTCACAGCCATTGCCCCCTCCCCCTGACTCTGCCGCTCCCTCCCAGCCGACTCCTTCGCAGTTTCAGTCTGCTATGGATAAAATCTGTTCTTCTCTAGACCGCATCCTCTCCCATGTTGCCCCCCCTCCCTCACCGGCCTCTGTGCCCCTCCAAGCTTTCCCTGCTATTCTCCACCCCACATCCGAGCCTTCTCTGCCTGCGCCCCCGCCCTTGCCTGATCCTCCCCATTCCTCCCCGGCTGCTTCCTCTGCCTCCTCTCACCCTATGGTTACTCGTTCACAGGCTGCTGCGGGGCTCCCTCCCGATGACGGTGCCTCTAATGACGGTGTTGGGCATGCCCCAGGAAACGCTGGCCCCTTGCCTCCGTCACCTCCCCGTCGTCGCGGCCCTGGAGCTATTTACCGGGAGAATATAGAAATCAGGGATTTGGACCAAGCCTCCCTTAAGGAGGTTCGCAAGGCTGTCCTTGAATACGGAGTTCAGGCCCCCTACACCCTCTCCTGCCTTGAAAGTCTTTCCTTTGGGGGGAATCTCTTTCCTATCGAGTGGCGCATAACTGTCCGCCGCTGTCTTAAGCCTGAACAAATTATCCTTTGGGAGGCTGAATTCCTCAATTACTGCAAGGAACTCGCCCGTGATCATGAACTTGAATTTCTCCAGATCTCTGGCTCTAAACCCTATGATACCATTCAGGCCCAACGTCCTATTCCTTACCATTTGCTCAACCTTACCTCCCAGGCTGCTCTTCGCGCATGGAAAGCTATTCCTTCCGGGGGCCCCAACCTCCCTCTTGTCAAGATTCAGCAAGCAGATGATGAGCCCTATCATGCCTTTATCTCTCGCCTCCTTGAGGCTATTGATCGTACTACCGGCATTACTGACACCTCTAATCCTTTTGTCAAGCAGCTGGCTTTTGAAAATGCCAACCCTGCTTGTCGACAGATTCTTAAAGGGCCTTCACCCTCTCGCTCTCTTGAAGAGATGATTTCTCTTTGTAAAAATGCACACTCTTTTGCAACCCAGGTTGCGGGCGCTCTAGTTGCTTTTCAAGGTCAAAACTCAGGCCACATCTGCTATTCTTGTGGCAGGCCTGGCCATTTTGCAGGTCGCTGCCCTGAGCGACGCGCCCCTGACATCCAAGCCGGCTCCACCTCTGCAAGACCCTCTCTTTGCCCCCGCTGCCGCCGCAGCCAGCACTGGAAAACCTCTTGCCGCGCCACCACTGACGTGGAAGGCAACTATCTCAGCCCTAACCCTCTCCTTGACCGCCGCCCCAACAGAGCTCCCATGCAGGGACCCTCGATTCCCACACAGGGAAAATCCCCCAGGGGCCACCCCCAGGCCCCGCGCTCCAAGCCTCGCCACATCAATTTTGTTCCAGCCTCGGAGGCTCAGACTGGACTTCCCTCCACCCAACACCAAGTTCTTTATCAGCACCACCCCTCCCAAGCCCTCGTCCCTCAACCGCCACCCTCTTCCGGGCCACCCCAGGTTCCGCAGGACTTGACTTGTGTGCCTCCTCCCCCCACCTACTAG